A genomic segment from Pseudomonadota bacterium encodes:
- the mltG gene encoding endolytic transglycosylase MltG encodes MKKTDRAHSEQASKKLRRYLFLGIMLVFAFALVYEGINGAGPLSKSTAVIVPKGADLNSISRKLKDEGVIGSEFLFSFGARLKQVHRELRAGEYRFPPGISIRDVLSVMREGQHINRRVTIAEGLNVRQVLEVLDRTKGLDGQISPLPEEGTLLPDTYYFVFGATRQSIVDQMRSQMNDLLEKSWTNRAASLPIKTKQELIILASIVEKETGLAAERRQIAGVFINRLRLGMRLESDPTVMYAVTGGKRKLARGLKKSELRREHPYNTYRVHGLPPGPICNPGRESIAAVLNPERTSALFFVADGTGGHIFSDTLKEHLKAVRKWRKIERTLKRRTTQAN; translated from the coding sequence GTGAAAAAAACCGATCGGGCTCATAGTGAGCAAGCTTCCAAGAAGCTAAGGAGATATTTGTTTCTCGGTATCATGTTAGTTTTTGCATTTGCACTTGTTTATGAGGGCATAAACGGGGCCGGCCCTTTATCGAAAAGTACAGCGGTAATTGTGCCCAAAGGTGCCGATTTAAATAGCATTAGTCGAAAGTTGAAAGATGAGGGTGTTATTGGGTCGGAGTTTCTTTTTTCTTTCGGCGCACGGCTGAAGCAAGTACACCGGGAATTGCGTGCAGGTGAATATCGATTCCCTCCTGGAATAAGTATTAGAGATGTTTTATCTGTGATGCGTGAGGGGCAACACATAAACCGTCGGGTTACCATAGCCGAGGGGTTGAACGTCCGACAGGTGTTAGAAGTTTTGGATAGAACGAAGGGTTTAGACGGCCAAATATCTCCTTTGCCGGAAGAAGGGACCCTACTTCCTGATACGTATTATTTTGTTTTTGGGGCAACCCGTCAGAGTATAGTCGATCAAATGAGATCACAAATGAACGATTTGCTGGAAAAATCGTGGACTAATCGTGCAGCAAGTCTCCCAATAAAAACAAAACAAGAGCTTATTATTTTGGCGTCTATTGTTGAAAAAGAGACTGGCCTAGCGGCGGAACGACGCCAAATTGCCGGAGTATTTATCAATAGATTGAGGTTGGGTATGCGCTTGGAATCTGACCCGACTGTGATGTATGCGGTCACAGGAGGAAAACGGAAGCTAGCAAGAGGTTTGAAGAAAAGTGAGCTGCGCCGCGAACATCCTTATAATACATATCGAGTTCACGGTCTGCCCCCAGGTCCGATTTGTAACCCAGGAAGAGAATCTATTGCTGCGGTTCTTAATCCAGAAAGAACATCAGCATTATTCTTTGTTGCTGACGGAACAGGAGGACACATATTTTCAGACACGCTGAAGGAGCATCTTAAAGCAGTACGCAAATGGCGGAAAATTGAACGAACACTTAAGCGACGCACGACACAAGCTAATTAA
- a CDS encoding 2-dehydropantoate 2-reductase, which yields MGKKIAIVGAGAVGSKVGGHMLANGEDVVFIDGWPEHVEAINSRGLHLTGNTAEEEITVKGRALHLTDVQQLAKEDPIDIAFVSMKSYDTQWATQLIKPYLSPDGFIVSLQNCMNEEFIAAIVGWGKVMGTIAAKISVALPGPGHVHRNGPIMGSSHTVFRVGEPHGRITPRAEEVARLCGYCDSHMVTTNLWGERWTKLVMNASSNPVSAVTDMSSTAISQDEVLRKLKTHLAAEAIIVGKAAGFNLEQLHGINCEQWIKAVDGDTTAYNEIEEDYIAMGKKGNPDGRPSMGQDMQKGRRTEIDFMNGLVCIKGKELGIPTPVNDRIVDAVKAVEKDNSKAGAELGRSLLE from the coding sequence ATGGGTAAGAAAATCGCTATTGTCGGCGCAGGAGCTGTTGGGTCGAAAGTTGGTGGCCATATGCTAGCTAATGGCGAAGATGTTGTTTTCATAGACGGGTGGCCTGAGCATGTGGAGGCAATTAATTCCCGGGGCCTGCACTTGACCGGAAATACCGCTGAAGAAGAGATCACCGTAAAAGGCCGAGCGCTGCATTTGACCGATGTCCAACAACTAGCCAAGGAAGACCCTATCGATATCGCATTTGTGAGCATGAAATCCTACGATACTCAGTGGGCAACACAACTGATTAAACCTTACCTTTCTCCCGATGGATTCATAGTGTCGCTCCAAAACTGCATGAATGAGGAATTTATTGCAGCTATCGTAGGTTGGGGGAAGGTCATGGGCACCATTGCGGCTAAGATTTCTGTCGCACTGCCCGGTCCGGGCCATGTTCACAGAAACGGTCCGATAATGGGCTCAAGCCACACCGTTTTTCGAGTAGGAGAACCACATGGCCGCATTACCCCTCGAGCAGAAGAGGTTGCGCGACTTTGCGGTTATTGCGATAGCCACATGGTCACTACTAACCTTTGGGGTGAACGCTGGACAAAGCTGGTAATGAACGCCAGCTCTAATCCAGTTTCAGCCGTGACTGACATGTCCTCTACAGCTATTTCCCAGGACGAAGTCCTCAGGAAATTAAAGACTCATCTAGCAGCAGAGGCCATCATTGTTGGAAAAGCGGCTGGATTTAATTTAGAGCAGTTACACGGAATAAACTGCGAGCAATGGATAAAGGCTGTGGATGGCGATACGACGGCTTACAATGAAATTGAGGAAGATTATATAGCTATGGGCAAAAAGGGAAATCCCGATGGGCGACCATCCATGGGCCAAGATATGCAAAAAGGCCGGCGTACTGAAATAGACTTTATGAATGGCCTTGTTTGCATTAAAGGTAAGGAACTCGGGATACCCACACCGGTAAATGACCGCATCGTTGATGCGGTAAAGGCTGTGGAAAAAGACAACTCAAAGGCCGGCGCTGAGTTAGGACGGTCACTCCTCGAATGA
- a CDS encoding SDR family oxidoreductase, giving the protein MSDVTRELDGMVALVTGSARNIGRATIEELARAGAAVTVNSKQARDLCEEVSAGIKENGGKAIVAMGDVRDPSQVNEILTATFETFECIDIIVHNAAVRTNQSIEEIKFETFKHIVDLSIHGCFHLAKAAIPSMKRRGGGCFVGVGGMSSLQGVKGRSHVMAAKMGLNAFIRGLAIDLAPYNIRANQVVVGHYDTNRDGNPSSLSERQVVDCDVPLGRRGVPQDMANLIRFIVGPKASYITGQTIHSNGGAYMNL; this is encoded by the coding sequence ATGTCCGACGTGACACGGGAGCTTGATGGAATGGTAGCCCTTGTAACTGGCAGTGCGCGAAACATAGGTCGTGCTACAATAGAGGAGTTGGCACGGGCTGGTGCGGCGGTAACTGTGAATTCCAAACAAGCACGGGACCTGTGCGAAGAGGTGTCTGCTGGCATTAAAGAGAATGGGGGTAAAGCAATTGTTGCAATGGGTGATGTTCGTGATCCATCACAGGTGAATGAGATATTAACGGCGACTTTTGAAACTTTCGAGTGTATAGATATTATTGTTCATAATGCTGCGGTCAGAACCAATCAATCCATAGAAGAAATCAAATTTGAGACTTTTAAGCACATTGTTGACCTCTCGATACATGGCTGCTTCCATTTGGCGAAGGCTGCAATACCCTCGATGAAACGAAGGGGTGGAGGGTGTTTCGTTGGGGTAGGAGGTATGAGTTCGTTGCAAGGAGTAAAGGGTCGTAGTCATGTTATGGCGGCTAAGATGGGCTTGAATGCTTTTATTCGCGGCTTAGCGATTGATCTGGCGCCCTATAACATACGAGCGAACCAGGTCGTAGTTGGGCATTATGATACTAATCGCGATGGTAACCCTTCGTCATTGTCGGAGCGTCAAGTTGTTGATTGTGATGTTCCGCTCGGTCGCAGAGGTGTGCCTCAAGATATGGCTAATCTAATAAGATTTATCGTCGGGCCAAAAGCAAGTTACATCACGGGCCAGACCATTCACTCGAATGGCGGCGCATATATGAATCTTTAG
- a CDS encoding FAD-dependent oxidoreductase produces the protein MKGRIAVIGAGITGLTLAQLLQRKFDVLLYEKSWRPGGRMSTRHSDEFQFDHGTQYFTIRGAEFRNFLNDALLDGIIRPWEARFMTFDGRNTLKCEKRQEVVYVGTPSMNSLCQYLARDLAIKFDTDIKSCRYDAEGWFLSIEDDIEEGPFDLLVSTIPAPQNDGLFTKNITLWEGLAGVQMRGCSTLMLGFNDPVDIAWEGAIVTNSPIGWIGLDSSKPARPGNTSLVVQSTGDWGDKLLNAKTSQIENVLLEELKKISGIDGWLASHRSIHRWRYAGTSKAAGQKYFLDPAGKLAICGDWCIKGRVEAAFMSAEALAKALLQ, from the coding sequence ATGAAAGGGAGAATAGCGGTAATTGGTGCTGGTATCACAGGCCTCACACTTGCTCAACTTCTGCAGAGAAAATTTGATGTGTTGTTATATGAAAAATCCTGGAGACCAGGCGGGCGCATGTCAACAAGACACTCCGATGAATTTCAATTCGACCACGGCACGCAGTATTTTACTATTCGTGGTGCTGAATTCCGAAATTTTTTAAATGATGCCCTTTTGGATGGAATTATTAGGCCCTGGGAGGCCCGTTTTATGACTTTCGATGGCCGTAATACCCTTAAGTGCGAAAAACGACAAGAAGTTGTGTATGTTGGTACGCCATCTATGAATTCCCTCTGCCAGTATCTTGCTCGGGACCTTGCCATAAAGTTTGATACTGATATTAAAAGTTGCCGATACGACGCGGAAGGTTGGTTTTTAAGTATTGAGGATGATATCGAAGAAGGTCCGTTCGATTTACTTGTTTCAACTATTCCTGCGCCTCAGAATGATGGTCTTTTCACCAAAAATATAACGCTTTGGGAAGGCTTGGCGGGTGTTCAAATGCGCGGCTGCAGTACTCTTATGCTTGGCTTTAATGATCCTGTCGATATTGCTTGGGAGGGCGCAATCGTCACCAATTCACCTATTGGCTGGATTGGGCTAGACAGTTCCAAACCCGCGCGTCCCGGTAATACTTCATTGGTAGTCCAATCAACAGGCGACTGGGGCGACAAACTACTAAATGCAAAGACGTCCCAAATTGAAAATGTTCTGTTAGAGGAATTAAAAAAGATATCTGGAATTGATGGATGGCTGGCGTCTCACCGTTCAATCCACAGGTGGCGTTACGCTGGCACCTCAAAAGCTGCGGGCCAAAAATATTTTTTGGATCCCGCTGGCAAATTAGCTATTTGTGGAGATTGGTGCATCAAGGGCAGGGTGGAGGCCGCCTTTATGAGTGCCGAAGCATTGGCAAAAGCACTTTTGCAATAA
- a CDS encoding SDR family oxidoreductase, with protein sequence MFQDVNTSKIDRNNELEGKVAIITGSARNIGKRIAIELAKAGAAVVINAVSAQDLCEDVANEIENGGGRAIPILADITKERDVDKIVAETVSAFGGIDILVNNAAVRTKKHFTELTFEDWEKLREVALDGGFRMSMATVPHIIQRGGGSVVGIHGMSSYSAGPMGAHKSAVKCGMAGMVRGMARDLGEHNITCNIAVVGRFDTERVGSSGEIEPAHADLGIPLQRRGTPQDMAELVRFLVGPFSRYISGQTIQLNGAALMPH encoded by the coding sequence ATGTTTCAGGACGTCAACACTTCGAAAATAGATCGGAACAATGAACTTGAGGGTAAGGTTGCTATAATTACGGGTAGTGCACGCAACATTGGGAAGCGGATAGCAATTGAGTTGGCGAAAGCGGGCGCAGCAGTAGTCATTAATGCGGTGTCAGCGCAAGATCTTTGTGAGGATGTTGCGAATGAAATTGAAAATGGTGGGGGACGGGCAATCCCGATATTAGCTGATATCACTAAGGAAAGAGATGTTGATAAAATAGTTGCCGAAACAGTTAGTGCTTTTGGTGGAATAGACATTCTAGTAAACAATGCAGCTGTTCGGACAAAAAAACATTTCACTGAGCTCACATTTGAGGACTGGGAAAAACTAAGGGAAGTTGCGCTCGATGGCGGTTTTCGGATGTCAATGGCCACGGTGCCTCATATTATCCAGCGTGGAGGTGGTTCGGTCGTCGGTATTCATGGTATGAGTTCCTACTCTGCCGGACCGATGGGAGCTCATAAGTCTGCTGTCAAGTGTGGAATGGCCGGTATGGTGCGAGGGATGGCTCGTGATCTCGGGGAACATAACATAACTTGTAATATTGCAGTGGTTGGCCGTTTCGATACAGAGCGTGTAGGGAGCTCCGGCGAGATAGAGCCAGCTCACGCTGATTTGGGTATACCTCTCCAGCGAAGGGGTACCCCGCAAGACATGGCGGAATTAGTTCGCTTTTTAGTGGGCCCATTTTCACGATATATTTCTGGCCAGACGATTCAACTCAATGGGGCAGCTTTAATGCCTCACTAA